Proteins from one Gimesia maris genomic window:
- a CDS encoding SDR family NAD(P)-dependent oxidoreductase, protein MTTDAIFNPQRFQNRVALVTGGSRGIGRACCLRLAQEGARVAVSYRSGKADAAETLRQIEALGGSGMIVQSDVSVETEVDRMVSEVEAQLGDIELLVNNSGTFIYQSHEELDLSAWQQMLDVNLTGTFLVTWRVKPGMLKRQFGRIVNLSSLSGLQPRPKSIAYAVSKAGVISFTQSIATAWARDNIRVNAIAPGLIETEILSTVSQEDLEKIIEATPIPRMGTPEEVAAIVSFLLSEESNFTTGQTMVLSGGRCMLP, encoded by the coding sequence ATGACGACAGATGCCATTTTCAATCCCCAGCGTTTCCAGAACCGTGTCGCTTTAGTCACCGGCGGCTCCCGCGGCATCGGCCGGGCCTGCTGCCTCCGCCTGGCACAGGAAGGAGCCCGCGTCGCCGTCAGTTATCGCAGCGGAAAAGCTGACGCCGCAGAAACGCTCAGGCAGATCGAAGCCCTGGGAGGCAGCGGCATGATCGTTCAAAGTGATGTCTCAGTCGAAACCGAAGTCGACCGTATGGTCAGCGAAGTCGAAGCACAGCTGGGCGACATCGAGCTACTGGTCAATAACTCGGGCACGTTCATCTATCAGTCCCATGAAGAACTCGACCTGTCTGCCTGGCAGCAGATGCTGGATGTGAATCTGACAGGCACTTTCCTGGTTACCTGGCGCGTCAAACCGGGCATGCTGAAACGCCAGTTCGGCAGGATCGTCAACCTGAGTTCGCTTTCCGGCCTGCAGCCCCGCCCCAAGTCCATCGCGTATGCGGTCAGCAAAGCCGGTGTCATTTCTTTCACCCAGAGCATCGCCACCGCCTGGGCTCGGGACAACATCCGCGTGAATGCCATCGCCCCCGGTCTGATCGAAACGGAGATCCTCTCCACCGTCAGCCAGGAGGACCTGGAGAAAATCATCGAAGCCACCCCCATCCCCCGCATGGGCACCCCCGAAGAAGTCGCGGCGATCGTCAGCTTCCTGCTCTCCGAAGAAAGTAATTTCACCACCGGACAAACCATGGTCCTCTCCGGCGGCCGCTGCATGCTGCCTTAA
- a CDS encoding efflux RND transporter permease subunit, which translates to MNLLPEFAIRNRTIVFTIVSLLVVWGTVSFQTMPRREDPEFTIMTCVVTTRWAGVSAERVEELITDPLEEVLDGIEEVDVLRSTSTNGMSTIFVDLYDNVAPDRVDQVWDQVRARVRNVEMPEKNITPIVTDDFGDTSVILFAIYQTPLPGETEIDPAHVYSNRDLDLFSEQVRDALRLLDGVAKVQRFGVREEAIYIETDAGTWSKLRLTTSDLEELISARNIIEAGGLLDTGDGRFYVKPGGKLDAVKEINTIVAEMASTDKGANQVYLNDLGLNVRRAYQDPPGLICRYSDPETSQAAVIVAVTMKSGSNIIDICSAAKDRLYELQNVTCELPPDLGLVPVSDQSDSVNARIQDVVLNVIEAVVIVIVVVYLVVGFRTAAVMAANIPFVTLVSVGIITLFGVQLEQMSLASIIISLGLLVDNAVQICDQSRTNQMEGMKPIAASVSGARMLAAPMLNGTLTTIAAFVPMVIFFEGGNREFIYSLPVTLSVMLAVSWVLAMTFCVILAAMFIRPPVNRDAPDAPLVRSFYWFKKLFRRSRKTVEVSWKTENKHYIKQIYGVLVQHAIRHKFITLFVSMGLFFLALKLPVSSEFFPQGERDQFVVGVWLPENVGIEQTNQAALQVEEMLRKLSPFTDENGKKVERLRALRTLVGGGGSRWYLSWEPEPRKANYAEILIRTTDPKLTHDYAESVRKVALQGDPKLGIAPLPGLRVVPMEMMLGPPAAPVVLRITGDGFADMQKLRDVATQVTELIREQPDTWNTHDSWGADAYQLQVDVEEDLASMAGVTNSQIASTLNAYYSGRQLTMFREGDYSVPVYFRLIPAGRKSVSAIESAFIEGRNGKVPLKSIASFKYGWEPAVIERCDLNRTIEVSARVEPGASGNDVVSRVMSSKKFQQIEENLPNGFRIEIGGALEESMQAGTMMMKAFGMSFVAILLLLVIQFNSISKAAMIIFTLPLALIGALLGLYLTDNPLGFMPQLGILSLFGIVLNTAIIYMEFADFQIATRSAASDGKGPTGGLTRDEFRDCLAEAGKQRLLPIFLTTATTVGGLLPLALAGGPLWVGMAWLMIVGLLMATLLTLFVIPALYAIIVENLRISPLNSPLTE; encoded by the coding sequence ATGAATTTGCTGCCCGAGTTTGCGATCCGAAATCGCACCATAGTATTTACCATAGTCTCGTTGCTGGTTGTCTGGGGGACCGTCTCGTTTCAAACGATGCCACGTCGCGAAGATCCTGAATTCACGATCATGACCTGTGTCGTCACCACGCGCTGGGCAGGAGTTTCTGCAGAACGCGTGGAAGAGCTGATCACTGACCCACTGGAAGAGGTACTGGATGGAATTGAAGAGGTGGATGTGCTGCGGTCTACATCCACCAATGGTATGTCGACGATATTTGTCGATCTGTATGACAACGTTGCGCCAGACCGTGTCGATCAGGTGTGGGACCAGGTTCGGGCCCGCGTGCGAAATGTGGAGATGCCTGAAAAGAATATCACGCCCATTGTGACCGATGACTTTGGGGATACCAGCGTGATTCTGTTTGCGATCTACCAGACTCCGCTGCCTGGCGAAACAGAGATTGATCCCGCCCATGTCTACAGCAACCGGGACCTGGATCTGTTCTCGGAACAGGTACGCGATGCGCTGCGGCTGTTAGATGGCGTCGCCAAAGTCCAGCGTTTTGGAGTCCGTGAAGAAGCGATCTATATTGAGACAGATGCGGGTACATGGTCCAAGCTGCGACTGACGACCTCCGACCTGGAAGAGCTGATTTCAGCACGGAATATTATCGAAGCAGGAGGATTGCTGGATACGGGCGATGGTCGATTTTATGTAAAGCCAGGGGGCAAACTTGATGCTGTGAAAGAGATCAACACCATAGTGGCTGAAATGGCCAGTACGGACAAGGGGGCCAATCAGGTCTATTTGAATGATCTGGGCCTGAACGTCAGGCGGGCTTACCAGGATCCTCCTGGCTTAATCTGCCGGTATTCGGATCCGGAAACGTCACAGGCGGCGGTGATCGTGGCGGTCACCATGAAATCGGGCTCCAATATCATTGATATCTGTAGTGCGGCGAAAGACCGTCTGTACGAACTTCAGAACGTCACCTGCGAACTTCCTCCCGATCTGGGGCTGGTTCCTGTTTCCGATCAGTCGGATAGTGTGAATGCCCGCATTCAGGATGTGGTCCTGAATGTGATCGAAGCGGTTGTGATTGTGATTGTGGTGGTCTATCTGGTCGTCGGGTTCCGCACGGCAGCGGTAATGGCCGCCAACATTCCGTTTGTGACACTCGTCTCGGTGGGCATTATTACTTTATTCGGAGTTCAACTGGAGCAGATGTCGCTGGCGTCGATCATTATATCGCTAGGTCTGCTGGTCGATAACGCTGTGCAGATTTGTGATCAGTCACGTACGAATCAGATGGAAGGCATGAAGCCGATTGCAGCCAGTGTCAGTGGGGCCCGGATGCTGGCTGCTCCCATGCTGAACGGCACGCTTACGACCATCGCGGCGTTCGTGCCTATGGTGATCTTCTTTGAAGGGGGTAACCGCGAATTTATCTACAGTCTGCCGGTGACGCTTTCAGTCATGTTGGCTGTCAGCTGGGTACTGGCGATGACGTTTTGTGTGATCCTGGCAGCCATGTTTATCCGCCCTCCTGTTAACAGGGATGCACCCGACGCGCCGCTGGTTCGCAGCTTTTACTGGTTTAAAAAGTTATTTCGTCGGAGCCGGAAGACAGTCGAGGTTTCGTGGAAAACAGAAAATAAACATTACATCAAGCAGATCTATGGGGTTCTGGTTCAGCACGCCATCCGGCACAAGTTTATAACTCTGTTCGTTTCGATGGGGCTGTTTTTTCTGGCGTTGAAGCTTCCTGTGAGCAGCGAGTTCTTTCCCCAGGGCGAACGGGATCAGTTTGTGGTCGGCGTCTGGCTGCCTGAGAATGTCGGCATTGAACAGACAAATCAGGCTGCTTTGCAGGTGGAAGAGATGCTCAGAAAGTTGAGCCCGTTTACCGACGAAAACGGCAAAAAAGTTGAACGTCTGCGTGCGCTGCGGACCCTGGTTGGGGGAGGGGGTTCGCGCTGGTACCTTTCGTGGGAACCAGAACCTCGGAAAGCCAATTACGCGGAAATACTGATTCGTACAACCGATCCCAAATTAACTCACGACTATGCAGAGAGCGTCCGTAAAGTGGCGCTGCAGGGAGATCCGAAACTGGGAATTGCGCCACTGCCCGGGTTGCGTGTTGTGCCGATGGAGATGATGCTGGGACCGCCGGCTGCACCGGTTGTTCTGCGGATTACTGGTGATGGTTTTGCAGATATGCAGAAACTGCGCGACGTCGCAACTCAGGTCACAGAGCTGATTCGTGAGCAGCCTGATACCTGGAATACGCACGATTCCTGGGGCGCCGATGCTTACCAGTTGCAGGTCGACGTGGAAGAAGATCTTGCCAGCATGGCTGGCGTGACTAATTCACAGATCGCATCGACTTTAAATGCCTATTACTCCGGACGGCAACTGACGATGTTTCGCGAAGGTGATTATTCGGTTCCCGTTTATTTCCGCCTGATCCCCGCTGGGAGAAAGTCGGTTTCGGCAATCGAATCGGCGTTTATCGAGGGAAGAAACGGCAAGGTTCCCTTGAAGTCGATTGCCTCGTTCAAGTATGGGTGGGAACCGGCAGTGATTGAACGTTGTGACTTGAACCGGACGATTGAAGTCAGTGCTCGGGTAGAACCAGGCGCCTCTGGCAACGATGTGGTGAGCCGGGTCATGTCTTCCAAAAAGTTTCAGCAGATTGAGGAAAATCTTCCCAATGGATTCCGGATTGAGATTGGCGGGGCGCTGGAAGAATCAATGCAGGCGGGAACGATGATGATGAAAGCCTTTGGCATGTCATTCGTCGCCATTCTGCTGCTGCTCGTTATCCAGTTTAACAGTATCAGCAAAGCTGCCATGATCATTTTCACGCTGCCTTTGGCGCTGATTGGTGCGCTGCTGGGACTTTACCTGACTGATAATCCACTGGGGTTCATGCCTCAACTGGGAATTTTGTCGCTATTTGGAATCGTATTGAATACCGCAATCATCTATATGGAATTCGCTGATTTTCAGATCGCGACTCGTTCGGCTGCCAGTGATGGCAAGGGACCGACAGGTGGATTGACGCGGGACGAATTCCGTGACTGTCTGGCTGAAGCTGGCAAGCAGCGGCTGCTCCCGATCTTTCTGACCACTGCAACAACTGTTGGAGGACTGCTTCCCCTGGCATTAGCCGGCGGACCATTGTGGGTTGGGATGGCCTGGTTGATGATTGTCGGTCTGCTGATGGCCACGCTGTTGACACTGTTTGTCATCCCTGCGCTTTACGCGATCATTGTTGAGAATCTGCGAATCAGCCCGCTCAATTCACCGCTCACAGAATAA